In Aegilops tauschii subsp. strangulata cultivar AL8/78 chromosome 3, Aet v6.0, whole genome shotgun sequence, one genomic interval encodes:
- the LOC109751306 gene encoding uncharacterized protein, translated as MAAPSSSKDKFFKKVINPYLPEVLKHPQSIEMREGMLHIWDVQGPKKTGSVEAKLEAVEQEIFKCQGMVEHGLSANHSMMTEFTRDHMVDGQSMKDIVFTFNEQKNFLQSQIYDLQNKFFEYDEARFKGMSLAASFRTQVARAFSYDGALLPW; from the coding sequence ATGGCTGCACCAAGCTCTTcgaaggacaagttcttcaagaaggtcatcaacccctacctacCGGAGGTGTTGAAGCACCCTCAatccattgagatgcgtgaggggatGCTCCACATCTGGGATGTTCAAGGGCCCAAGAAGACGGGAAGCGTGGAGGCCAAGCTCGAGGCGGTGGAGCAGGAGAtcttcaagtgccaagggatggtaGAGCATGGACTCAGTGCCAATCACTCCATGATGACGGAATTCACCCGTGATCACATGGTGGATGGCCAGTctatgaaggacatcgtctttaCATTCAATGAGCAAAAGAATTTTCTGCAAAGCCAAATCTATGATCTTCAAAATAAATTTTTTGAGTACGACGAAgcaaggtttaaaggtatgagtttagcTGCAAGTTTCAGGACTCAGGTGGCTCGTGCATTCTCTTATGATGGTGCACTCCTGCCATGGTAG